Genomic DNA from Lactuca sativa cultivar Salinas chromosome 8, Lsat_Salinas_v11, whole genome shotgun sequence:
TTGTCGATTCAGTTGTTGCTCTTGTGTATTTAATTACatgagattatatgtatctaaccagatatgatttatatagacgaTATTCACTTTCAGAATATTGTTAAACGGTTGCTCTTTTACATTTAgccacatatgatttatgtacaCAAGATTCGCGTGTTTTCGATTCAATAGTTTTCAtttttccacattaatcatatgtgattaaatatatctaatcacgtatgattatatgaatctaatcgcatatgatttatgtggacacaattcattttttctttgtcgattcaatagttgttctcatgtattttctcacatttgattatatgtataattgtttgtgattaagtacatgagcacaactattgaattgagaaggcaaaaatgaatcttgtccacctcaaatcatacatgattatatacataaaatcacatgtgattaaatacataaaaacaattattcaATTGAAATCGCAAAAAGAAATATTGTcgacataaatcatatatgattaaatacatataatcacatgtgattatatgtatccaatcatatatgatttatgttgaTAAGATTCATTGTCACATTCTCAATTCAGTAATTGTTCTTTGTCAATtgtaattatatgtgattaaatacatataaccacatgtgattatatgtatctaatcacatatgatttatatcgacaaaaaataatgatgtcacatatgatttatatggacaaaaaataatgatgtctatacaaaaaataatgatgtttataaatcgtacatataatcacatatgattatatacacgagaataacaattgaatcgagaacacaaagataaatttttgtccacatatatcatatgtgattaaacgtatacaatcacatgtgattatatgtatctaatcacatagaatTTATATGGAAAATATTCATTTTCACGTTCTCGATTCAGTTgttgttcttgtgtatttaattacatgagattatatgtatctaataaaatatgatttatatggacaatattcattttcgcATTCTCGTTCGATAATTCTTATACATTTAGTCGCATATGATTTAtgtacacaagattcatttttgcgtttttgattcaatggtttttcattttccacattaatcatatgtgattaaatacatacaatcacatacgattaaatacataagaaaaaatATTGAATCAAAAATACGAAAACGAATATCaccaatataaatcatatgtgatttgatacatatagtcacatgtgattaagtacatgtgtacaactattgaattgagaaaTAAATAATGAATCTtgcccacataaatcatatgtaattaggtacatataatcacatgtgattatatgtatttaatcacatatgatttttgtggacaatattcatttttgcatttttaattcaatagtttgtctcgtgtatttaatcaaatatgatttatgcgaaaaagatttgttttcatgttcttgattcaataaatcatatatgatgaaATATacataatcacatgtaattatatacacgagaacaactattgaatcaagaacattaaaacaaatGTATGTTCACATTAATCATAAGTGATTAAATActtataatcacatgtggttaaatacttataatcacgtgtgattaaatacttataatcacatgtgtttaaatatatgataaaaattattgaaacaaaaaaatcaaaaatgaatattattcatgtaaatcatatgtgattggatacatataatcacatgagaTTATACGTATCTAAttacatatgattaaagttgagaaaaaataattattgaatcgagaacgcaATAAtgacatatgtgattaaatatatctaatcacatttgattaaatatatttaatcacatgtgattatatgtatctaatcacatgatttatatggacaaaaaagaatattgtccataaaatcatatgtgattaaatacaaataaccacatgtgattatatacaaataatcataGGTAGTGGTGGTGTGTAGTGATGTTTGGTGGTAGGTGGTTGGTGGTTATGAAGGGTGGTGGGGGTGACATATGTGGTGGTGATTATAGTGGGTGGCAGGTGGCGGTGGCAAGTAGTGGAGACGGGTGAAGCTGATAAGTGatggtgggtgggtgggtggtgAGGGTGGCGATGGTGTATGTTGGTTTTGGTGGGTGATGGGtggggtggtgatgggtggtggaggctagtggtggtgataggtggtgggGGTGGTGGTGCAGGTGGGGGTGGTGATGGATGGTGgaggcgggtggtggtgatgggtggtaatGACATGTAGTTGTCATAATGGTAGGTAGTGGGTAAGTGGTGGAGGCGGGtgggtggtggttttggtggggGTGATGGGGGCAGGTGTTGGTGGCGGGTGCtggttttggtgggtggtgggtggaggtggtggtaggtggtggtggatGGTAGTGGTTGGTGGTGATGGGTGATTGAGGTGGGTGGGgaaggtggtgatgggtggtggaggtagGTCGTAAtggtggtggcaggtggtggCTTTTGTGGGTGACAGGTGGGGGTAGTGGTATCAGTTAATGGTTGAGGTGGGTGATGGTGATGAGTGGTGGTGGTCGGTAGTGATGAGTGGTGGTGGGTGggtgtggtggttggtggtggtgatggttagTGGAGATACTggtgggtggtaggtagtggtggtggatggtgatggtgggtggtggtggttgggtggtgatggtggtgacgagtggtggttttggtgggtggtgggtggaggtggtggtgatgggtggtggtggtgggcggTGGTAGAGGGTGGTGGTGGAtttggtggtggcgggtggtggtgatcgGTGATTGAGGTTGGtgggggtggtggtgatgggtggtttgttttggtgggtgatgggtgggggtggtgatggtggtagcGGATGCTAGTTGTGGCGGGTTATGGTTTTTGTGAGTGGTGACAGGGGGTGGtcgtgggtggtggttggtggtggtggtgggtggcggTGATATGTGATTAAGGTGGGtaggggtggtggtgatgggtggtggtggtaggtggtgaTAGTTGTGGTGGATGATGGGTGGGGGTGGTGGTAACGggcggtggtggaggtgggtggtggtgatgagcggtggttggtggtggtggtggaggtggtggtgggtggtaggtagtggtgaTGAGTGGTGTTGGTTGGGTGGTGAGTAGTTTTGGTTAGTGGGTTTTTTAATTGGTTGTAACAATTgattaatttttataaatattattttatagttttaattAAGAAAAATTATGTTGTCCAAATTTGTTCTAAAATGTTCTCGCAATTAGAAATGTTCTCAATTGAACGctctcatgtgtgtgtgtgtgtatatatatatatatatatatatatatatatatatatatatatatatatatatatatatatatatatatatatatatatatatatatataagtcccgtgggggccccgtcccgtttgagggatttttaaaaaaaaaaatcagaggcggggacgggggcgggggtaggcaatcccgtcccgaaatccccatggggaccccgttaataaattacacatatatttatatatattaattatataaatataataaacaataacatgattttgagcttccaaaattcatcaaaaaacatgtttttaagttgttagcataattttttaaaatgccataacttttttatttttaacatataaaattttgctataaataattattttttatctaaaaaatagcttcttttagcctaaataataaattcttttagccaaaaaaagtagcccaaaatcaatcgggggcgggggGAACGGGGGTGGGGGTAATAAAGGggattcgggggcgggggcgggggcgggggtaggaAGGCTGAACAttccgggggcgggggcgggggtgggGGAACGGGaaaatttcgggggcgggggtggGAGCTGCGCTCCCCGCCCCGTTTGCCCACGTTgacatccctatatatatatatatatatatatatatatatatatatatatatatatatatatatatatatatatatatatagttaggttattgtgttccaactatctattgtgtgcatgtaggattgcttgtggaccaatcattttatttattttaagaaaataactaATGCAAAttacatgttgaaaatataatgAGTATTAGTTAAatattcagcatttaatatgcattaattactttcttaaaataattaaaatgattggtccataattaatcctacatgcacacaatagatagtagaaacatttgaacctaactctctctctctctctctatctctctctctctctctctctctatatatatatatatatatatatatatatagagagagagagagagagaggagggttaatgcgaaaatacaaataatttgcgaaaacgCGAAAACAAAAGAAAACTATGAGATTACGCCACATCAACCTTAAATTTTGGACAATAATCAATCTAATTTTTGAACTACATGATGATAATCGACGATACAtgagaaattgtttcatattagcaaagcatgattttgacatttttattatgaaaacatgaatttaaaagtGGTTAAGGACGTGAAAAAAAATAGTTGTTAAAACCgtctttatatctatattatCAGAACACAATCGAATATAAACTTATTATCTTTTAATCTATtgttaataaatttaattttcatagcacttgtgtttgatttttataagataaaatatgTTTTCTTGTTTTCGCTAGATATTTATGTTTTCGCATTAacctacttttatatatatatatatatatatatatatatatatatatatatatatatatatatatatatatatatatatatatatatatatatatatatatatatatatatatatatatatatatatatatgaaaaggaTAAACTATATCAAAAACTAGTATAAAGAAAACAACATTTCATATAAGTAAGACCAATTACCTTAGACG
This window encodes:
- the LOC111897862 gene encoding extensin-like, with product MKVFYRAIIIERLLTQPPPATTITTYLHHPSPPSPPTSITHHHQPLPSTTTYHHLHPPPTKTSTRHQHLPPSPPPKPPPTRLHHLPTTYHYDNYMSLPPITTTRLHHPSPPPPAPPPPPPITTTSLHHPSPPHPSPTKTNIHHRHPHHPPTHHHLSASPVSTTCHRHLPPTIITTTYVTPTTLHNHQPPTTKHHYTPPLPMIICI